The following proteins are encoded in a genomic region of Ostrea edulis chromosome 7, xbOstEdul1.1, whole genome shotgun sequence:
- the LOC125656471 gene encoding conglutinin-like, with translation MILKNLVFGKGTWRKDWIKAKAMRIVLHASPKCSDVGYHESNVLSDRCICFRANYDKKTKLEAEVECSKEKGSIVQIESGLKHDAILQFIQDETQPGSAFLVDGSDEAVEDNWRLSDGRPLYVVWRAGEPAQCCKRYEHCVEIYNDGTTNDIQCSLKLPFLCEKHCYDAI, from the exons atgattttgaaaaacttgGTCTTTGGAAAGGGTACTTGGAGAAAAGATTGGATTAAAGCCAAGGCAATGCGTATAGTTCTTCATG cttCCCCCAAATGTTCAGATGTTGGGTATCATGAATCCAATGTTCTGAGTGATAGATGTATCTGCTTCAGGGCCAATTACGACAAGAAGACAAAACTGGAGGCAGAAGTTGAATGTTCCAAAGAGAAGGGTTCCATTGTTCAAATTGAATCAGGTCTCAAACATGATGCAATCTTACAGTTTATTCAAGACGAAACCCAACCTG GAAGTGCGTTTCTTGTTGATGGAAGTGACGAGGCTGTCGAAGACAACTGGCGTCTTTCTGACGGCAGACCCCTCTACGTGGTATGGAGAGCCGGTGAGCCAGCTCAATGCTGTAAACGTTACGAACATTGcgttgagatatataatgacgGGACAACCAATGATATACAATGTTCTTTGAAATTGCCATTCCTATGTGAAAAACATTGTTATGACGCTATATGA
- the LOC125656250 gene encoding uncharacterized protein LOC125656250, whose amino-acid sequence MLSIVLLIYLIDTICYINTSDSSAFFDGVSISSSQISSLQPFLLWETKCASTQISAARCLETITCLSFFKHRQSGVCQLFSANVDITSGMTSPDMKIYHKQVSCEELGYISLSSTKKCLKLYATPTLSRIDANSTCASAGGNLFSITSASMFSECNRSI is encoded by the exons ATGCTGAGTATTGTACTCCTGATATACCTCATCGATACAATAT GTTATATAAATACCTCAGATAGTTCAGCCTTCTTCGATGGAGTGAGCATAAGCAGTTCACAAATTTCTTCATTGCAACCATTTCTTCTATGGGAGACAAAGTGCGCGTCAACACAAATATCTGCAGCTAGATGTTTAGAGACAATAACATgcctttctttttttaaacataGACAGTCTGGTGTGTGTCAACTGTTTTCTGCTAATGTTGACATTACATCTGGAATGACCTCCCCTGATATGAAGATTTACCATAAGCAAG tCTCTTGTGAAGAACTTGGCTACATAAGTTTGTCATCTACAAAGAAGTGCTTGAAGCTATATGCCACGCCAACACTTTCGCGGATAGATGCAAATTCTACCTGTGCATCTGCTGGTGGAAATCTTTTCAGTATTACGTCGGCCTCCATGTTTAGCGAATGCAATCGCTCAATATG a